The Epilithonimonas zeae genome contains a region encoding:
- a CDS encoding DedA family protein, which yields MEHFESWKDLLNPEFYIKLGGFWLILFIIFAETGLFVGFFLPGDSLLFISGIYAVQIIDTTFGSTGSDFLDTTILATAVAIAAIIGNEIGYWFGYKSGPLLYERKDSFFFKKKYLFKAHDFFEEHGAVAVILSRFLPIVRTFSPIVAGIVKMSKPKFFFYNVIGAILWSFTMIYAGHYLDKLFMDQFGIDLKKKLEIIILIIVLVTTLPIIIKFFFSKDKERPTQE from the coding sequence ATGGAACACTTCGAGAGTTGGAAAGACTTACTGAACCCAGAATTTTACATCAAACTAGGTGGGTTTTGGCTTATTTTATTCATCATTTTTGCAGAAACCGGGCTGTTTGTAGGTTTCTTTTTACCGGGCGACAGTTTACTTTTCATTTCCGGGATTTACGCCGTTCAAATCATTGATACCACTTTTGGTTCCACAGGTTCAGATTTTCTGGATACTACTATTTTAGCAACCGCAGTTGCTATTGCAGCAATTATTGGAAACGAGATTGGTTATTGGTTTGGTTACAAAAGCGGACCATTGTTGTACGAGAGAAAAGACTCATTCTTTTTCAAGAAAAAATATTTGTTTAAAGCCCACGATTTCTTCGAAGAACACGGCGCTGTAGCAGTTATTTTATCGAGATTCTTACCAATCGTGAGAACCTTCTCGCCTATCGTAGCAGGAATTGTAAAAATGAGCAAACCAAAATTCTTCTTTTACAATGTTATAGGAGCAATACTTTGGTCATTCACAATGATTTATGCAGGACATTATCTGGACAAATTATTTATGGATCAGTTTGGAATCGACCTTAAGAAAAAACTGGAAATCATCATCCTAATTATCGTTTTGGTCACCACATTGCCAATTATTATCAAATTCTTTTTCTCAAAAGACAAAGAAAGACCAACACAGGAATAA
- a CDS encoding replication-associated recombination protein A, producing MNNSPLAEILRPKTLDDVLGQEHLTGKNGTIKRMVDNDTINSLIFWGPPGTGKTTLAEIISEKSGRKFYKLSAVSSGVKDVRDIIDEAKKQNLFSGKSPILFIDEIHRFNKSQQDSLLHAVEKGWIVLIGATTENPSFEVVSALLSRSQVYILKALTFEKLEELADISVSKYNELNNTKFFLEEKEAFIQYSGGDARKLINSVELVLNQFKSAKKNKISNKDVLSVLQENMALYDKNGEQHYDIISAFIKSMRGSDPNGAVYWLARMLVGGEDIKFIARRMMILAAEDIGLANPNALVIANNCFQAINVIGNPEARIILSETAVYLAVSPKSNSTYNAINEAMAFVKKTGNLPVPLHLRNAPTRMMKNLDYGKDYQYAHSYEGNFVDLEFLPDDIKGTAFYQPANNSTEKKIKEQLKDKWGDKYY from the coding sequence ATGAACAATTCTCCACTTGCCGAAATTCTGCGTCCGAAAACTTTGGATGATGTTTTAGGACAAGAACACCTTACAGGAAAAAATGGAACCATCAAAAGAATGGTGGATAATGACACCATTAATTCTCTCATTTTTTGGGGACCACCGGGAACAGGGAAAACGACTTTGGCAGAAATTATTTCTGAAAAATCTGGAAGAAAATTTTACAAATTATCTGCAGTTTCTTCTGGTGTGAAAGATGTACGAGATATTATAGATGAAGCCAAAAAGCAAAATCTTTTTTCTGGAAAAAGTCCAATTCTTTTCATTGATGAAATTCACAGATTCAACAAGTCTCAACAGGATTCTTTGCTTCACGCCGTTGAAAAAGGCTGGATTGTTCTGATTGGTGCTACAACAGAAAATCCTAGTTTCGAAGTGGTTTCTGCTTTGTTATCTCGTTCGCAAGTTTATATTTTGAAAGCTTTGACTTTTGAAAAGCTGGAAGAACTCGCTGACATTTCTGTTTCCAAATACAATGAACTCAACAATACTAAATTCTTCCTTGAAGAAAAAGAAGCATTTATTCAATATTCCGGAGGTGATGCAAGGAAATTGATTAATTCTGTAGAGTTGGTTCTGAATCAATTCAAATCAGCGAAGAAAAATAAAATATCCAACAAAGATGTTCTTTCTGTTCTGCAGGAAAATATGGCTTTGTATGATAAAAACGGTGAACAGCATTATGATATCATTTCGGCATTCATCAAATCAATGCGAGGCTCTGATCCCAATGGCGCCGTTTATTGGTTAGCCAGAATGTTGGTTGGTGGCGAAGATATCAAATTCATTGCAAGAAGAATGATGATTCTCGCAGCAGAAGACATTGGATTAGCCAATCCAAATGCATTAGTAATAGCAAACAATTGCTTCCAGGCCATCAACGTTATCGGAAATCCGGAAGCCAGAATTATTTTAAGTGAAACAGCTGTTTATCTCGCCGTTTCTCCGAAAAGTAATTCAACTTACAATGCCATCAACGAAGCGATGGCTTTCGTCAAGAAAACCGGAAATCTTCCCGTTCCGCTTCATCTCAGAAATGCGCCAACCAGGATGATGAAAAATCTGGATTATGGCAAAGATTATCAATATGCGCATTCTTATGAAGGCAACTTTGTAGATTTAGAATTTCTACCAGACGACATCAAAGGCACAGCATTTTATCAACCTGCGAACAATTCTACAGAGAAAAAAATCAAGGAACAACTCAAAGACAAATGGGGTGACAAATATTACTAA
- a CDS encoding DUF2975 domain-containing protein encodes MKKEKYLLFFNKYFLIFALLKTLVMSKTNNFVFWGLYVIAWIIFVGLSIEAGGLIVNFFFHLYNPEMVQNLYQKLDLIKMYQDNRFGFFGIYSFILIISILKAVLFYTVINLMQKMKLEKPFSAFVAKQISQLSYYTLSIGLLSYIARQFVKNLEHHGFVSDDLNQFWADSEAFILMGAVIYIIAQIFKRGVELQEENDLTV; translated from the coding sequence GTGAAAAAAGAAAAATATTTATTGTTTTTCAATAAATATTTTTTGATATTTGCATTATTAAAAACATTAGTTATGTCAAAAACAAACAACTTTGTATTTTGGGGCTTATATGTTATAGCCTGGATTATATTTGTCGGCTTGTCTATTGAGGCTGGAGGCTTAATAGTAAATTTCTTTTTCCATCTTTACAATCCCGAGATGGTTCAAAATCTTTATCAGAAGCTGGACTTGATTAAAATGTATCAAGATAATCGATTCGGTTTTTTCGGTATCTACAGTTTTATTTTAATTATTTCAATTTTAAAAGCGGTGCTGTTTTACACAGTTATTAATCTGATGCAAAAAATGAAGTTAGAAAAACCTTTTAGTGCTTTTGTTGCGAAACAAATTTCACAACTTAGTTATTATACGCTTTCAATTGGATTGTTGAGCTATATTGCCAGACAATTTGTTAAAAATTTGGAGCACCACGGTTTTGTTTCAGATGATTTAAACCAATTTTGGGCAGACAGTGAGGCATTTATTTTAATGGGAGCCGTCATCTACATTATTGCTCAAATTTTCAAAAGAGGTGTAGAATTGCAGGAAGAAAACGATTTAACAGTTTAA
- a CDS encoding helix-turn-helix domain-containing protein — MPIIVNLDVMMAKRKMSLNELSEKVDLTLSNLSILKTGKAKAIRFSTLEAICKALDCQPADILEYRKDD; from the coding sequence ATGCCAATAATTGTAAACCTGGATGTGATGATGGCCAAACGAAAAATGTCATTGAATGAACTGTCCGAAAAAGTAGATTTAACGCTTTCCAATCTTTCTATTCTGAAAACAGGAAAAGCAAAAGCCATTCGTTTCAGTACTTTGGAAGCGATTTGCAAAGCCCTGGATTGTCAGCCTGCGGATATTTTAGAATATCGAAAAGATGATTAA
- a CDS encoding polyprenyl synthetase family protein — protein sequence MANTVELIKAPISDEMKLFEQKFYESMKSNVALLDKVTRFIVTTKGKQMRPMFVFLCAKLVGNVNEKTFRGASMIELIHTATLVHDDVVDESFKRRNFFSINALWKNKIAVLVGDYLLSKSVLLSTDNKDFDLLAVISRTIREMSEGELLQLEKARKLDITEDVYYEIIRQKTATLIAACCEVGVLSNNVDEATAKKMQEFGTYTGMAFQIKDDLFDYQTSNIIGKPVGIDIKEQKMTLPLIYTLKNASPENYKKYFATIKRYNNDSKKVRELVEFVKSSGGMDYAIQTMKDYQQKALNILAEFPDNEAKESLKLMLDYVISRKL from the coding sequence GTGGCCAATACAGTAGAACTAATCAAAGCTCCGATTTCTGACGAAATGAAACTTTTTGAACAAAAGTTTTACGAATCGATGAAAAGTAATGTGGCGCTGTTGGATAAAGTCACGCGTTTTATTGTGACGACAAAAGGGAAGCAAATGCGCCCAATGTTTGTGTTTCTCTGCGCAAAACTGGTCGGAAATGTGAATGAAAAAACGTTCCGTGGCGCAAGTATGATTGAGCTGATTCATACGGCGACTTTGGTTCACGATGATGTTGTGGATGAGAGTTTTAAGCGTAGAAACTTTTTTTCTATCAATGCACTTTGGAAAAATAAAATTGCGGTTTTGGTGGGCGATTATCTGCTTTCGAAATCGGTTTTGCTTTCTACAGATAATAAGGATTTTGATTTATTGGCAGTAATTTCCAGAACGATTCGTGAAATGTCTGAAGGTGAATTGCTTCAACTGGAAAAAGCCAGAAAACTGGATATTACGGAAGATGTTTATTACGAAATCATCCGTCAAAAAACTGCAACCTTGATTGCGGCGTGTTGTGAAGTTGGTGTTTTATCAAACAATGTAGACGAAGCAACTGCGAAAAAAATGCAGGAATTCGGGACTTATACGGGAATGGCTTTCCAAATCAAAGATGACCTTTTCGATTATCAGACAAGTAATATTATCGGAAAACCTGTTGGAATCGATATCAAAGAACAAAAGATGACTTTGCCTTTGATTTACACATTGAAAAATGCAAGTCCCGAGAATTACAAAAAATATTTCGCAACAATAAAGCGTTATAACAACGATTCCAAAAAAGTGCGGGAATTGGTAGAGTTCGTGAAGTCTTCCGGTGGAATGGATTATGCCATCCAGACAATGAAAGATTACCAACAAAAAGCTCTCAATATCCTTGCTGAATTTCCTGATAACGAAGCTAAAGAATCACTGAAACTGATGCTAGATTACGTGATTAGCAGAAAACTTTAA
- a CDS encoding LOG family protein yields MKRITVFCGSSFGTDDVYKSQAKLLGKKLAEHQIELVYGGANVGLMGAVADGVLENGGKAIGVLPNFLKSKEIAHECLTDLILVETMHERKTKMNELCDGVIALPGGFGTLEEFFEMLTWAQLGLHKKPIAILNTAGFYDSLITFIQTMVDKGFLKEVNRDMILVSDDIDELIAMMKNYVAPDVAKWINKERV; encoded by the coding sequence ATGAAAAGAATTACGGTATTCTGTGGTTCAAGTTTTGGGACGGATGACGTTTACAAATCGCAGGCAAAATTATTAGGAAAAAAATTAGCAGAACATCAAATCGAATTGGTTTACGGAGGCGCTAATGTAGGTTTGATGGGCGCAGTAGCGGACGGCGTTTTAGAGAACGGAGGAAAAGCTATTGGCGTTTTGCCTAACTTTTTAAAATCCAAAGAAATTGCTCACGAGTGTTTGACAGACCTTATTTTGGTGGAAACGATGCACGAAAGAAAAACCAAGATGAACGAACTTTGCGATGGCGTAATTGCTTTACCGGGCGGTTTCGGAACTTTGGAAGAGTTTTTTGAAATGCTGACTTGGGCGCAATTGGGACTTCATAAAAAACCGATTGCCATTTTGAATACCGCTGGTTTTTACGATTCCTTAATCACTTTTATCCAAACTATGGTTGACAAAGGTTTTCTGAAAGAAGTTAACCGAGATATGATTCTGGTAAGCGATGATATTGATGAGCTTATCGCAATGATGAAAAACTATGTTGCGCCAGACGTTGCAAAATGGATTAATAAAGAACGTGTTTGA
- the rlmN gene encoding 23S rRNA (adenine(2503)-C(2))-methyltransferase RlmN yields the protein MKDIRTFSLDQLKDHFSTIGEKPFRAKQVYDWLWSKNLHSFDEMTNLSKSLRDNLSRDFFINPIAVDLLQKSTDGTIKNGVKLHDGLMVESVLIPTETRSTACVSSQVGCSLNCEFCATAKLKRMRNLEVAEIVDQVALIDRQSREYFDRPLTNIVFMGMGEPMMNYKNVVEAIHKITKPDGLGMSPRRITVSTSGIPKMIKMLADEELKVKLALSLHSAIEHKRNEIMPFSEKFPLTDIMDSLQYWYQKTGSPITFEYCVWKGINDGDEDIKALIKYCRQVPSKVNLIQYNPIGEGKFDHRSIEAEQKYVRELEKAGITIVVRKSRGGDIDAACGQLANKTAE from the coding sequence TTGAAAGATATCCGCACCTTTTCCCTTGATCAGTTAAAAGACCATTTCAGCACAATTGGTGAAAAACCTTTTCGTGCAAAACAGGTTTATGATTGGCTTTGGAGCAAGAATCTGCATTCTTTTGATGAGATGACGAATCTTTCCAAAAGTCTGAGAGATAATCTTTCGCGTGATTTTTTTATCAACCCGATCGCTGTCGATCTATTACAAAAATCGACGGACGGAACGATAAAAAACGGCGTAAAACTTCACGACGGATTAATGGTAGAATCTGTTTTGATTCCTACCGAAACCAGAAGTACAGCCTGCGTTTCCTCTCAGGTCGGATGTTCCTTGAATTGTGAATTCTGTGCAACAGCCAAACTCAAAAGAATGCGAAATCTGGAGGTTGCAGAAATAGTGGACCAAGTCGCGCTGATCGACCGACAAAGTAGAGAATATTTTGACAGACCGCTCACAAACATCGTTTTTATGGGAATGGGCGAACCGATGATGAATTATAAAAACGTTGTAGAAGCGATCCATAAAATCACAAAACCGGACGGCTTGGGAATGTCGCCAAGAAGAATCACCGTTTCAACATCCGGAATTCCGAAGATGATAAAAATGCTTGCTGATGAAGAACTGAAAGTAAAATTAGCACTTTCCCTTCACTCCGCAATTGAGCATAAACGGAACGAAATAATGCCTTTTTCTGAGAAATTTCCATTGACGGATATTATGGATTCACTTCAATATTGGTATCAGAAAACTGGTTCTCCAATTACTTTTGAATATTGCGTTTGGAAAGGAATCAACGACGGAGACGAAGATATCAAAGCTTTAATCAAATATTGCCGACAAGTTCCAAGCAAAGTGAATCTCATCCAATACAATCCAATTGGCGAAGGAAAATTTGACCATAGAAGTATTGAAGCTGAGCAAAAATATGTCCGTGAATTGGAAAAAGCTGGAATCACGATTGTTGTAAGAAAAAGTCGCGGTGGCGATATTGATGCAGCGTGTGGACAATTGGCGAATAAGACGGCGGAGTAA